From a region of the Sminthopsis crassicaudata isolate SCR6 chromosome 6, ASM4859323v1, whole genome shotgun sequence genome:
- the LOC141547467 gene encoding olfactory receptor 10AG1-like gives MVRRNHSFGVEFILLGFSDLPHYHAILFGIFLVVYMSILLGNGLIILIALVDTALQTPMYFFLGNFSFLEICYTSVTIPRMLTDLWTQKQNISLLACAVQLGFLLMLGATECFLLTVMAYDRYVAICKPLNYPLIMNHKMCVQLVSGSWTIGIPVQLGLTYQIFSLPFCGSKKLNHIFCDIRPVLKVACGDTSVKEFSLYAIVVLFGVFPFLLILWSYIKIIGTILKLPSAMGRSKAFSTCSSHVMVVGLFFLSAIITYLQPKSTHSEGNDKFFSLFYTIVTPMLNPIIYTLRNKDVLIALRKFLPKSHLRSK, from the coding sequence ATGGTAAGAAGAAATCATTCTTTTGGTGTAGAATTTATTCTCTTGGGATTTTCTGACCTTCCTCACTACCATGCCAttctgtttggcattttcttAGTTGTCTACATGAGTATTCTTTTGGGAAATGGCTTGATTATTTTAATAGCCCTGGTTGATACAGCTCTCCAAACACCCATGTATTTCTTCCTTGGAAACTTTTCCTTCTTGGAAATCTGTTACACGTCAGTCACCATTCCCAGAATGTTGACAGATCTTTGGACccagaagcaaaacatttctcTATTAGCTTGTGCTGTACAACTTGGCTTTCTGCTTATGCTTGGAGCTACTGAATGCTTCCTCTTGACTGTTATGGCTTATGATCGTTATGTGGCTATTTGTAAGCCTCTGAACTATCCTCTTATCATGAACCACAAAATGTGTGTACAGCTAGTTTCTGGCTCCTGGACCATTGGGATTCCAGTCCAACTTGGTTTGACATACCAGATATTCTCCTTACCTTTCTGTGGCTCTAAAAAACTCAATCATATTTTCTGTGATATCCGTCCAGTACTAAAGGTGGCCTGTGGTGATACCTCTGTAAAAGAATTTTCTCTTTAtgctattgttgttttatttggtgtgtttccttttctattgaTACTTTGGTCCTACATAAAAATCATAGGGACAATCCTGAAGCTGCCATCTGCTATGGGAAGATCCAAAGCTTTTTCCACATGCTCCTCTCATGTCATGGTTGTTGGTTTATTCTTTTTATCTGCCATTATCACATATTTACAACCTAAATCTACTCATtctgaaggaaatgacaaatttttctctcttttttacacCATTGTAACACCAATGTTAAATCCCATTATATATACTCTCAGGAACAAGGATGTCCTAATTGCCCTGAGAAAATTCTTACCAAAATCTCATTTGAGAAGTAAATAA
- the LOC141547468 gene encoding olfactory receptor 10AG1-like, with amino-acid sequence MAFTNLTYKVEFILLGFSDLPNLQGILFGIFLVIYMSILIGNGLILVITKIDSALQTPMYFFLGNFSFLEICYTSVTLPRMLMNLWTQKRNISLLACAVQLGFLLILGGTECLLLGVMAYDRYVAICKPLNYPLIMNHKVCVQLVVASWVSGVPVQIGQTYQIFSLPFCGSNKLNHVFCDIQPLFKVACGDISLNEFSVYADAVLFAMVPFLLILGSYVKIISTILKLPSATGRSKAFSTCSSHLIVVALFFGSAIIMNLRPKSTNTEGTDKILALFYTIITPMFNPLIYSLRNKDVIMAMKKIFQT; translated from the coding sequence ATGGCATTTACAAATCTCACTTATAAGGTGGAATTCATTCTCCTTGGATTTTCTGATCTTCCCAATCTTCAAGGGAttctctttggaattttcttagttATCTACATGAGTATCCTGATAGGAAATGGCCTCATCCTTGTTATAACCAAAATTGATTCAGCTCTCCAGACtcctatgtattttttccttgggaaTTTTTCCTTCTTGGAAATCTGTTACACATCAGTCACTCTTCCCAGAATGCTGATGAATCTTTGGActcagaaaagaaatatttctttgttaGCCTGTGCTGTACAACTTGGCTTCCTCCTCATTTTGGGAGGCACTGAGTGTCTACTCCTGGGTGTAATGGCCTATGACCGTTATGTGGCCATTTGTAAGCCTCTGAATTATCCTCTAATCATGAACCACAAGGTATGTGTTCAGCTGGTGGTTGCTTCTTGGGTCAGTGGAGTCCCAGTCCAGATTGGACAAACCTACCAgattttctctctgcctttctgtggTTCTAACAAACTCAATCATGTTTTCTGTGATATCCAACCATTGTTTAAGGTGGCCTGTGGGGACATCTCTCTGAATGAGTTCTCTGTCTATGCAGATGCTGTACTCTTTGCCATGGTTCCTTTTCTGTTGATACTTGGATCCTATGTCAAAATCATTTCTACCATCCTAAAGCTGCCGTCTGCCACTGGGAGATCCAAAGCATTCTCCACTTGTTCCTCCCATCTCATAGTAGTGGCTTTATTCTTTGGGTCTGCTATCATCATGAATTTACGACCTAAATCTACCAACACAGAAGGAACAGATAAAATACTTGCTCTTTTCTATACTATTATCACACCTATGTTTAACCCCCTAATATATAGCCTAAGGAACAAGGATGTCATTAtggcaatgaaaaaaatatttcaaacttgA
- the LOC141547128 gene encoding olfactory receptor 10AG1-like, translating to MEYMERNMAGGNLTVIMEFILLGFSDLPNLQRFLFGIFLVTYMSILIGNGLIIMITKVDAGLQTPMYFFLGNFSFLEICYTSVTLPRMLSNLWTQKRNISFVACSIQLCFLLILGNSECFLLGVMAYDRYVAICKPLYYPVIMNPKMCLQLLIGSWIAGIPVQIALTYQIFSLPFCGSNELNHVFCDIPPLLKLACGDTSKNELSVYADALLFALIPFLLIVGSYVKIIATILKLPSATGRYKAFSTCSSHLIVVALFYGSGITMYLRPKSSYSARTDKVFSLFYTIVTPVFNPLIYSLRNKDVIMALRNLLTK from the coding sequence ATGGAATATATGGAGAGAAATATGGCTGGAGGAAATCTGACTGTTATTATGGAATTCATTCTCCTAGGATTTTCTGACCTTCCCAATCTTCAAAGattcctatttgggattttcttagtaacCTACATGAGTATATTGATAGGAAATGGTCTCATCATTATGATAACCAAGGTGGATGCAGGTCTCCAAACtcctatgtattttttccttggaaaCTTTTCCTTCTTAGAAATTTGTTATACATCAGTCACTCTTCCCAGAATGCTTTCAAATCTTTGGAcccaaaaaagaaacatttcttttgtTGCCTGTAGTATACAACTttgctttcttctcattttgGGGAATAGTGAATGTTTCCTCTTGGGAGTAATGGCATATGACCGTTATGTGGCCATTTGTAAGCCTCTATACTATCCTGTCATTATGAACCCCAAAATGTGTCTTCAGCTGCTCATTGGCTCCTGGATTGCTGGGATCCCAGTTCAGATTGCACTGACATACCAGATCTTCTCTTTGCCCTTCTGCGGTTCTAATGAACTCAACCATGTTTTCTGTGACATTCCCCCATTATTGAAGCTGGCATGTGGAGACACTTCCAAGAATGAACTTTCTGTCTATGCTGATGCTCTGTTATTTGCCctgattccttttcttttgattgttgggTCTTATGTCAAAATCATTGCCACCATTCTAAAGCTCCCATCAGCCACTGGAAGATACAAAGCTTTCTCTACTTGTTCCTCCCATCTCATTGTTGTAGCCTTATTCTATGGGTCTGGCATTACTATGTATTTGAGACCCAAGTCCAGCTATTCAGCAAGAACAGACAAAGTGTTCTCCCTTTTCTACACTATTGTGACTCCAGTATTTAATCCTTTGATATACAGCCTAAGAAACAAAGATGTTATCATGGCATTGAGGAATTTACTAACTAAATGa